From a region of the Anomalospiza imberbis isolate Cuckoo-Finch-1a 21T00152 chromosome 3, ASM3175350v1, whole genome shotgun sequence genome:
- the RMDN2 gene encoding regulator of microtubule dynamics protein 2 isoform X1, with translation MAFKVPFHPKPLYDSMERAEMSPFENKGLILGIMAGTAGLSGLVLVWYRKIRKPAAAVRIRAFQEIGNRINSVGLPNEAPNEQGAVMVLHGRQLQILEKLNGLLLSVDELKREVEFLKEAIPKLEELVRNELQGKGDVQRVSPSHRATRRRKAETAPSARETTSSEEAESEGGYLTAHTDSEGDSEEEKRCMKSPDAVIKSEEDEDLLNFLQQVDNLHKGSEDDKKEGFRLLLEKDDKYENSVDYLWRLARAYGDLFEMTTDAEEKRKYVTDGKIKAEKAVQLDAGSAESHQWFAIMCGYMSQFESIQNKIRNGYLFKEHLDKAIELKPQDPFLYYLNGRWCYSVAQLSWLEKKVAAALFGTPPTSTVEEALQNFLKAEEMHPGYSKCNYVYLAKCYKDLGQKNNALKCCDSALSILSVTNEEYNVVLALSTAGHLPLAPTLAPLCCEPSSIGRAQSGRY, from the exons ATGGCCTTTAAGgttcccttccatcccaaaccattatATGATTCTATG GAGCGTGCAGAAATGTCTCCCTTCGAAAATAAAGGTCTAATACTGGGCATAATGGCAGGGACTGCTGGATTAAGCGGCCTGGTGCTGGTTTGGTACCGCAAGATCCGAAagcctgctgcagctgtgcGTATTCGTGCGTTCCAGGAGATAGGTAACAGAATTAATTCTGTGGGCTTGCCAAATGAGGCTCCTAATGAGCAAGGAGCAGTAATGGTTTTACATGGAAGGCAACTGCAGATACTGGAAAAATTGAATGGCCTGCTACTAAGCGTGGACGAACTGAAGAGAGAGGTGGAATTTCTGAAAGAAGCTATTCCAAAACTTGAAGAGCTTGTTCGAAATGAGCTTCAAGGAAAGGGTGATGTTCAGAGAGTTAGCCCATCGCACAGAGCAACAAGGCGGAGAAAAGCAGAGACAGCTCCTAGTGCAAGAGAAACTAccagctctgaagaggcagaaAGTGAAGGAGG tTACCTTACCGCTCATACTGATTCTGAAGGAGACtctgaggaagaaaagagatGTATGAAATCACCTGATGCCGTGATAAAATCAGAAGAAGATGAAGACTTACTTAATTTTTTACAGCAGGTGGACAATTTGCACAAGGGTTCAGAAGATGATAAAAAGGAGGGCTTCAGACTGCTGCTGGAGAAAGATGACAAG TATGAAAACTCTGTGGACTATCTTTGGAGGCTTGCACGTGCTTATGGGGATTTGTTTGAGATGACTACTGATgctgaggagaagaggaaataTGTAACTGATg GAAAGATTAAAGCTGAAAAGGCTGTTCAGCTGGATGCTGGGAGTGCTGAGAGTCACCAGTG GTTTGCAATTATGTGTGGCTATATGTCTCAGTTTGAAAGTATACAAAACAAAATCAGGAATGGTTATCTCTTTAAG GAACACCTAGACAAGGCAATTGAACTTAAGCCTCAAGATCCCTTTTTATATTACCTAAATGGAAGATGGTGCTATTCA gtaGCTCAGTTGTCTTGGCTTGAAAAGAAAGTAGCTGCTGCTCTCTTTGGGACTCCACCAACTTCAACAGTAGAAGAAGCATTGCAGAATTTCCTTAAG gCAGAAGAAATGCATCCAGGATATTCCAAATGCAATTATGTGTATTTGGCAAAG tgctATAAAGATCTTGGCCAGAAAAACAATGCACTGAAGTGCTGTGATTCTGCACTGTCAATTCTCTCAGTTACTAATGAG
- the RMDN2 gene encoding regulator of microtubule dynamics protein 2 isoform X2, giving the protein MAFKVPFHPKPLYDSMERAEMSPFENKGLILGIMAGTAGLSGLVLVWYRKIRKPAAAVRIRAFQEIGNRINSVGLPNEAPNEQGAVMVLHGRQLQILEKLNGLLLSVDELKREVEFLKEAIPKLEELVRNELQGKGDVQRVSPSHRATRRRKAETAPSARETTSSEEAESEGGYLTAHTDSEGDSEEEKRCMKSPDAVIKSEEDEDLLNFLQQVDNLHKGSEDDKKEGFRLLLEKDDKYENSVDYLWRLARAYGDLFEMTTDAEEKRKYVTDGKIKAEKAVQLDAGSAESHQWFAIMCGYMSQFESIQNKIRNGYLFKEHLDKAIELKPQDPFLYYLNGRWCYSVAQLSWLEKKVAAALFGTPPTSTVEEALQNFLKAEEMHPGYSKCNYVYLAKCYKDLGQKNNALKCCDSALSILSVTNEVLKMDYLFHYPTENSKGAACFSAAKTATK; this is encoded by the exons ATGGCCTTTAAGgttcccttccatcccaaaccattatATGATTCTATG GAGCGTGCAGAAATGTCTCCCTTCGAAAATAAAGGTCTAATACTGGGCATAATGGCAGGGACTGCTGGATTAAGCGGCCTGGTGCTGGTTTGGTACCGCAAGATCCGAAagcctgctgcagctgtgcGTATTCGTGCGTTCCAGGAGATAGGTAACAGAATTAATTCTGTGGGCTTGCCAAATGAGGCTCCTAATGAGCAAGGAGCAGTAATGGTTTTACATGGAAGGCAACTGCAGATACTGGAAAAATTGAATGGCCTGCTACTAAGCGTGGACGAACTGAAGAGAGAGGTGGAATTTCTGAAAGAAGCTATTCCAAAACTTGAAGAGCTTGTTCGAAATGAGCTTCAAGGAAAGGGTGATGTTCAGAGAGTTAGCCCATCGCACAGAGCAACAAGGCGGAGAAAAGCAGAGACAGCTCCTAGTGCAAGAGAAACTAccagctctgaagaggcagaaAGTGAAGGAGG tTACCTTACCGCTCATACTGATTCTGAAGGAGACtctgaggaagaaaagagatGTATGAAATCACCTGATGCCGTGATAAAATCAGAAGAAGATGAAGACTTACTTAATTTTTTACAGCAGGTGGACAATTTGCACAAGGGTTCAGAAGATGATAAAAAGGAGGGCTTCAGACTGCTGCTGGAGAAAGATGACAAG TATGAAAACTCTGTGGACTATCTTTGGAGGCTTGCACGTGCTTATGGGGATTTGTTTGAGATGACTACTGATgctgaggagaagaggaaataTGTAACTGATg GAAAGATTAAAGCTGAAAAGGCTGTTCAGCTGGATGCTGGGAGTGCTGAGAGTCACCAGTG GTTTGCAATTATGTGTGGCTATATGTCTCAGTTTGAAAGTATACAAAACAAAATCAGGAATGGTTATCTCTTTAAG GAACACCTAGACAAGGCAATTGAACTTAAGCCTCAAGATCCCTTTTTATATTACCTAAATGGAAGATGGTGCTATTCA gtaGCTCAGTTGTCTTGGCTTGAAAAGAAAGTAGCTGCTGCTCTCTTTGGGACTCCACCAACTTCAACAGTAGAAGAAGCATTGCAGAATTTCCTTAAG gCAGAAGAAATGCATCCAGGATATTCCAAATGCAATTATGTGTATTTGGCAAAG tgctATAAAGATCTTGGCCAGAAAAACAATGCACTGAAGTGCTGTGATTCTGCACTGTCAATTCTCTCAGTTACTAATGAG
- the RMDN2 gene encoding regulator of microtubule dynamics protein 2 isoform X4 has translation MAFKVPFHPKPLYDSMERAEMSPFENKGLILGIMAGTAGLSGLVLVWYRKIRKPAAAVRIRAFQEIGNRINSVGLPNEAPNEQGAVMVLHGRQLQILEKLNGLLLSVDELKREVEFLKEAIPKLEELVRNELQGKGDVQRVSPSHRATRRRKAETAPSARETTSSEEAESEGGYLTAHTDSEGDSEEEKRCMKSPDAVIKSEEDEDLLNFLQQVDNLHKGSEDDKKEGFRLLLEKDDKYENSVDYLWRLARAYGDLFEMTTDAEEKRKYVTDGKIKAEKAVQLDAGSAESHQWFAIMCGYMSQFESIQNKIRNGYLFKEHLDKAIELKPQDPFLYYLNGRWCYSVAQLSWLEKKVAAALFGTPPTSTVEEALQNFLKAEEMHPGYSKCNYVYLAKCYKDLGQKNNALKCCDSALSILSVTNEDKEAQKDLEALLLTLKL, from the exons ATGGCCTTTAAGgttcccttccatcccaaaccattatATGATTCTATG GAGCGTGCAGAAATGTCTCCCTTCGAAAATAAAGGTCTAATACTGGGCATAATGGCAGGGACTGCTGGATTAAGCGGCCTGGTGCTGGTTTGGTACCGCAAGATCCGAAagcctgctgcagctgtgcGTATTCGTGCGTTCCAGGAGATAGGTAACAGAATTAATTCTGTGGGCTTGCCAAATGAGGCTCCTAATGAGCAAGGAGCAGTAATGGTTTTACATGGAAGGCAACTGCAGATACTGGAAAAATTGAATGGCCTGCTACTAAGCGTGGACGAACTGAAGAGAGAGGTGGAATTTCTGAAAGAAGCTATTCCAAAACTTGAAGAGCTTGTTCGAAATGAGCTTCAAGGAAAGGGTGATGTTCAGAGAGTTAGCCCATCGCACAGAGCAACAAGGCGGAGAAAAGCAGAGACAGCTCCTAGTGCAAGAGAAACTAccagctctgaagaggcagaaAGTGAAGGAGG tTACCTTACCGCTCATACTGATTCTGAAGGAGACtctgaggaagaaaagagatGTATGAAATCACCTGATGCCGTGATAAAATCAGAAGAAGATGAAGACTTACTTAATTTTTTACAGCAGGTGGACAATTTGCACAAGGGTTCAGAAGATGATAAAAAGGAGGGCTTCAGACTGCTGCTGGAGAAAGATGACAAG TATGAAAACTCTGTGGACTATCTTTGGAGGCTTGCACGTGCTTATGGGGATTTGTTTGAGATGACTACTGATgctgaggagaagaggaaataTGTAACTGATg GAAAGATTAAAGCTGAAAAGGCTGTTCAGCTGGATGCTGGGAGTGCTGAGAGTCACCAGTG GTTTGCAATTATGTGTGGCTATATGTCTCAGTTTGAAAGTATACAAAACAAAATCAGGAATGGTTATCTCTTTAAG GAACACCTAGACAAGGCAATTGAACTTAAGCCTCAAGATCCCTTTTTATATTACCTAAATGGAAGATGGTGCTATTCA gtaGCTCAGTTGTCTTGGCTTGAAAAGAAAGTAGCTGCTGCTCTCTTTGGGACTCCACCAACTTCAACAGTAGAAGAAGCATTGCAGAATTTCCTTAAG gCAGAAGAAATGCATCCAGGATATTCCAAATGCAATTATGTGTATTTGGCAAAG tgctATAAAGATCTTGGCCAGAAAAACAATGCACTGAAGTGCTGTGATTCTGCACTGTCAATTCTCTCAGTTACTAATGAG
- the RMDN2 gene encoding regulator of microtubule dynamics protein 2 isoform X3 yields MSPFENKGLILGIMAGTAGLSGLVLVWYRKIRKPAAAVRIRAFQEIGNRINSVGLPNEAPNEQGAVMVLHGRQLQILEKLNGLLLSVDELKREVEFLKEAIPKLEELVRNELQGKGDVQRVSPSHRATRRRKAETAPSARETTSSEEAESEGGYLTAHTDSEGDSEEEKRCMKSPDAVIKSEEDEDLLNFLQQVDNLHKGSEDDKKEGFRLLLEKDDKYENSVDYLWRLARAYGDLFEMTTDAEEKRKYVTDGKIKAEKAVQLDAGSAESHQWFAIMCGYMSQFESIQNKIRNGYLFKEHLDKAIELKPQDPFLYYLNGRWCYSVAQLSWLEKKVAAALFGTPPTSTVEEALQNFLKAEEMHPGYSKCNYVYLAKCYKDLGQKNNALKCCDSALSILSVTNEEYNVVLALSTAGHLPLAPTLAPLCCEPSSIGRAQSGRY; encoded by the exons ATGTCTCCCTTCGAAAATAAAGGTCTAATACTGGGCATAATGGCAGGGACTGCTGGATTAAGCGGCCTGGTGCTGGTTTGGTACCGCAAGATCCGAAagcctgctgcagctgtgcGTATTCGTGCGTTCCAGGAGATAGGTAACAGAATTAATTCTGTGGGCTTGCCAAATGAGGCTCCTAATGAGCAAGGAGCAGTAATGGTTTTACATGGAAGGCAACTGCAGATACTGGAAAAATTGAATGGCCTGCTACTAAGCGTGGACGAACTGAAGAGAGAGGTGGAATTTCTGAAAGAAGCTATTCCAAAACTTGAAGAGCTTGTTCGAAATGAGCTTCAAGGAAAGGGTGATGTTCAGAGAGTTAGCCCATCGCACAGAGCAACAAGGCGGAGAAAAGCAGAGACAGCTCCTAGTGCAAGAGAAACTAccagctctgaagaggcagaaAGTGAAGGAGG tTACCTTACCGCTCATACTGATTCTGAAGGAGACtctgaggaagaaaagagatGTATGAAATCACCTGATGCCGTGATAAAATCAGAAGAAGATGAAGACTTACTTAATTTTTTACAGCAGGTGGACAATTTGCACAAGGGTTCAGAAGATGATAAAAAGGAGGGCTTCAGACTGCTGCTGGAGAAAGATGACAAG TATGAAAACTCTGTGGACTATCTTTGGAGGCTTGCACGTGCTTATGGGGATTTGTTTGAGATGACTACTGATgctgaggagaagaggaaataTGTAACTGATg GAAAGATTAAAGCTGAAAAGGCTGTTCAGCTGGATGCTGGGAGTGCTGAGAGTCACCAGTG GTTTGCAATTATGTGTGGCTATATGTCTCAGTTTGAAAGTATACAAAACAAAATCAGGAATGGTTATCTCTTTAAG GAACACCTAGACAAGGCAATTGAACTTAAGCCTCAAGATCCCTTTTTATATTACCTAAATGGAAGATGGTGCTATTCA gtaGCTCAGTTGTCTTGGCTTGAAAAGAAAGTAGCTGCTGCTCTCTTTGGGACTCCACCAACTTCAACAGTAGAAGAAGCATTGCAGAATTTCCTTAAG gCAGAAGAAATGCATCCAGGATATTCCAAATGCAATTATGTGTATTTGGCAAAG tgctATAAAGATCTTGGCCAGAAAAACAATGCACTGAAGTGCTGTGATTCTGCACTGTCAATTCTCTCAGTTACTAATGAG